The genomic region ACCAAGAACCACGagcattttttgttgttgttgttttcgtTACCTTGTTTTTGATCACCATTTTCTGCTTGACTCTAACCCGAACACCATCTTCACcgccacactctctctctctctctccctcttctctctctcttcttcTTCCTTGTGAAACCCATCACCACCCACACCACAATAAACCGTCGCATAGATATTGTTATTTTATGATACCAAAACCGCCATCATTGATTCCTCATGCCACTGTGTTCGATCTTATTTCTATTATATATCATCACCACCGAAGGTCACTATGATTACCATAACAATCATCACCTTTATATTGCTACTACTACCGTTTGATACGACCACCACCAAAATTCTATCATCGATCACCATCACTAACTAAAAACTGCTGTTTTGTTTACATTTTACTGCTGGTTCAGCTTCAAACCCTTAAATTCTGTTATAGACTATATCGAATCTATTATTCTTGTTCAAAACCGAATACCCATTTATGAAACGCTGAATGATGAAACGTGAACTTACGATGATGGTGATCCTGTAATAATAAAAGAACGATGATGATAATACGctaatgatgatcatgatgatgaagcTTACGGTGATGTTTATGAAGGACGAAGAAAGcatgatgatgaaatgatgatgGATGTTTTGATGACTGAAAAACGATTTGATGATGAGTGCAGTCTACGAATTTGTTTTTCTGTGTAGGATCGGATAATAAAGGaaaagagagatttaaaccaaacaCCATTACCCTACATGTATCCCACTTCCGttcctatttttttttctttttcttttcatctgtcgagaaaaaaaaaaccaaacaattTAATTCAGGATTGGGCTTGATTATATAAATGAGTTTAGTTAAATGGGCTACTGTGTGACAGCCCATTAATAGGCCTGCTATTGATCGTGATACAGCAACTGACGATGGGTTAAAGCAAAGTAAGGTCGATCTAAAAACAGAAAAGCAATGATGGATGGATGGTAGAAGGTGtgggtgtttaagcgagaggttgcgggttcgaatccCGTCCTGGGCAGCTTATTTTTTTATATACTCCTAaggtattatttaatattattaagattattattaagtattgttattattattattatctttattattattattaacattattattattaattctattgttattatggttaagattaattatataagataatatatatgtatgattattattgttactattaaaaccgtagtaattattattattattattttttatcatttttttaaattattaaaaattatcattttattaattatcattttttttattaaaaactatcatcattgttatcattactaatattatcactattttttttatttactattattgttaatatcattattaagtattatcattattaccataagtattattattatcattatcattataaaatatgactcttttattattattaactctattattatacatacaatttatatatatatatatatatatatatatatatatatatatatatatatatatatatatatatatatatatatatatatatatatgaaatgtattacgaatataaatattttataaagaagtatacatatatatatatatatatatatatatatatatatatatatatatatatatatatatatatatatatatatatatatatatatatatatatatatatatatatatatatatatatatatatatatatatgaaaaatattattataaatatattataaagatataaatcttattacattataaaatatatataccgttcgttattattatttgatatatatatacaaatgatataggttcgtgaatccgaggccaaccctacacttgtttaatgtcaccatatgtatttttactacaaaatacagtatgtgagttcatttgctcccttttactctttacatttttgggactgagaatacatgcgctgtttttacaactgctttattaaatgctttcgaaatatattttgaactgagaatacttgaaatgcttttataaatgtttgacgagatagacacaagcaaaacattcctcgaatgaattattatgcagacagaagttctgtggattattattgaattagttggacgttataattaccactaattgttgtgaatattttcccatgattattattgcttggtaacctaagaattagaatcgggtatggccctaattcacgcgaatcctaaaggtagctaccgggtttaacacccccacccagaatgttcactagacggaagggctagtgggcgtggtgtttagtacttcgaagtttatatgattattatacatacgagatgttctgttttggggatattattatgcgcattatatgttaaggtcggttaccaagccaagctatgaaagcaatgaaaagtgaatgttatgtatcgagagaatgattttatacacaggttatgtgtatgttatttttgtgcacaagatatgtgtacagttactaagatttatgaaagatgctttcgtacacgagaaaggtgtactgtatttaaaagatatcgcatgtacattacaggtgggtataggattcgggctcatttgtaccatgcagaatttaaatcttgtggtctattaaaatgatgaattttattgttttatgataaacttatgaactcaccaaccttttggttaacactttaaagcatgtttattctcaggtatgaaagaaatcttccgctgtgcatttgctcattttaaagacattatttggagtcgatcatcgcaatggaaccagatgttggtgacctcgtccagatggatttggacggggtatgacacgacCGAATTATAACGGGATTCGGGTTTCCCTATCGGGTACGGATCATTTTGCCACCCCTAAGTTGTAGGATGTAATATGTAATACTCAGAGTGTTAAACCTAGTTTAGATCGAATTCCTGTTCATGAATGTATTTGTGATGTATCagtgatatatatgtatgtataatcagTATGTATCTATATGAGTATATGAATGTGCAGTAGCAGaattatgaatgatgatgataaagaacaacttgttattcaaCTAGGTGCCAAGATTAGGTTTACAATGTACTAGGGATTGGTAGAGAATTGGTGAGGTGTGTGTGAAGGAATTGATGAAATGTGTGGGAAGAGGTTAAGTGTGTAGGTGTGGTAATGGTATTTATACTGCATACCATTACCACTTACATCATGTAGCTACATACAACATACATCACATATATTAGTCCTAACATTCTCCCCCTTGATGTATGTTGTGAAAATATGCGTTTGCGTTCTTGAACTCAGGAAAATCTCTTTTAAATCTTGAACTCTCCCCCTTGAAATAAGCTGAGGATTTCAATAAATTATTTAAACTCTCCCTCTTGGAATAGGCATAGTTGTTTGTTGACATGAAACGGAGAAACTTCTTCTTTTGAAAGATTCTTCGTTCCTGGTTTTGTTGTTGGTTATTGATGTAGTTGTTGGCTAGGTCTTGATTACAATGCACACCATTCTTTGGTCCAATGGCTAGATTTTGGAATTTGTGCCGCTTTAACATCTAACTCATGTCGCAAATCAGAAATGTGTTTTTCAAAGTCATGAGTTAATGTTCGGTTAAGAGTTTGAACATGATCAACAGCAGTGTGGAGTTCTAGAATGGTCTTAAAATCCAGCTCACGTTCAGACTTGAGATGACCATTTTCCTTTGAAAGCTTTTGTTTTTCAGCAATCTGCGAATGAAGATCCTATGCGAATGAAGATCCTGAATGATGTGAGTGGAGGTCTCAACTTTTTCGTTGTAAGTCTTTGTTTGAATTTGTAAATCAGTTTGAAGAGTAGCCACTTTTCTTTGAAACTTTTCGTTCTCTGATTTGTTGTATGAAAGAGACGAATCCAATTCTTTGATTTGAGATTGCAACTTGCAAATGTCTTCCGAAGATGTATTTTGAATTCTTAGTTCATCTTCTAGTTTAGAAACTTTCTCTTTCGATTCCAAATCGTTTGATGCTTTCGTTAAATCAGAAGATTGTTCTCTCATCAACTGAAGTTGTATTAGAAGCTTTTGATGAAGTTTGTTttgtacaaaaatacaattcgaacGTTTACCCCTCTTATGGCATGAGCAACTATATTGATAATGTGCAGCTACATCTGAAGAAGACGGTTCCTCTGGTGTCATTAACAAAGATATGGATTCGAGAATTGTAGCTTGTGTAGTTTGTGTAGCTTGCTCGTAAATAATAAGTGCACACGGTGTCGGAGGATTGTAACAACAAGAACATCTTTTTTCTCGATGGTTAAAACGTTCAACAAAATCTGGTTTCGGAGGTATAACGGAACAAATACTCGACATTTGAAGTCGTTGCAAGAAACCGACCTTCTGAAAAGTTCTTTAGAAATATTAACGAGAATCGTTAATTTTCTGGACTTCGTAAGTCCTGTCGTCAAAGTTTAACCAAAAAAGTTAACTTTGTTAATTGATGTTGTTTATATGATATACACTCTAATTGTAAATCAATATTCTCCTTTTCAAGTATATCAACAAAACGTCTTAACTCTTGAAGTTCATCCTGAATTCCTAAGGGTAACGAAGGTTCTTTTTCTATCTTAACTTCTGGAATCTTGGGTTGTGATTCTAAGAAATAGTCTAGAGATTTAGACCTAGATAATTTTAACCTACGTTCAACATTGTCAAACTTGGTTAAGAACGAATCACTGGAGTCCTTAAGTTCATGTGCTAGACCGTCACAGTTAATGCACACATTAGTTTGCAATAAATGTGCAAACTTGTGTTTCTCAGATGCAAGAACACTCTTCATCATTtgcatttcaatttcaaatttagAAATTTGTGTTTTCAATTCATTttcacttgatttttttttttggcaaaaaaacgaaaacttgcataaaaatggaaaacattttcgaaaaaaaaaaacacCTTCAACAAGGATACAACGTGATAACCCTGATGAGGCTCGTACATAGAAAGCGGTTAACTTATAACCAAGCCTCATCCTGAACATACCGAACCAAAACCGGAACAATTAGGAATAACAACAAACCGGACAAAAGCCAACGCTATAAACAAACTACAAAGGCACTAAACTCTAAACCGACAAAGACACAATCACCCACGAAGCAGAGGACAACGAGCTCAAATATCTTTGTTAAAAACCCCAAATTCTTTCATCTCGGCGCCTTGAATCAATGTTTTCTTCCTCTTTTGTTGATATTTGTTTTCGAGCGTCGTACTAGGGATCTCTCGAGAATTAATATGAGAAACGTTAACCGGTTCGCTCTCGTCGGTCATACTCGTCATCATTTTGTCAAAAGCCGCAAAAGCCTCTTTGGTCATTTTTCCATTTCCAAATGCCGATGAACCACCCTTCTAGACTTCAAAACCTCCCATAAATAACCTTTGAATTGCATCCCCGTAATCCAAATCTTTAGTGTCATCTTTGAGCTTAAAAGAACCCGAAGTAGACGCCTCGTTCGCCTTCTTTCTTGAGTACAAAGTAACTTCACTTATAAGACTTCTCGAGACGTTTTTATTTAACATGTACCACGATTTACAAAAACCTTCGCAAGAAGGGATCTCGCAATCGCAATATTGTCTACCATTACGTCCAAACAACACCGGTAATGGCCTTTCATCGTTCGATTCATTCTTATGTGCAGCCAATAATTCTTCTTTCATTCTCTTCTTCTCCTTCAAACGATCCAATTTTCACTTGATTGAAAGTATAAACATTTGGCATTTAATGCATGTTTCTCTTTTTCCAGGTTCTCAATTTGATTTGAAAATCGTTTTCATTGGCAAAGAAACACTATGTTCTTAACATCGGAAGATGTTGATTGAGCGAGCGCATCAGCTTCTTCTGACTTGAAGTGATGTTTTGAGACTAGCTTTTTATCAATTTCTCATTTAATAATAAAAGTTGAGTTTGTAAACGACCTTTCTCAACTTCGAGCTTCTGAATAACAAGAGAATGATAGTTGCATTTGAAATCCGAGCAGAAACATCTCGAAGGAACACTCATTACACATGAATTCAAGCAATTTAAGTTGTCAAAATCATTGTCTGAAACATGCAAGCCTTTAATCACATTTTCCTGAAAATGTACTTAAATAGTTGTGAAATTGTGTATTTAGAATTGAATCTATATATGATACATAAATACAGACAGTGATAGTTTGATACTGGTAAATGTTTGTAACAAGTTCAGTTGATTTGAATTTATAAAGTACATATCAGGTCAACTCTCTGTTTATTCTTATTCAGTAAAAGAGGGTGAAACTTTTATCATAACTAGAAATACAAATATAGTATGGACCCATGAACTAAACCCATTTGGAAGAAACTGATTTTCGTTTCGCACACAAGCTTTTACTGTATGGTAGTGATTTGTGGCAGAAGTGCAACAATGCGTCAAACAGCAACCCacaaaattacaagtcagctacgGACTGCCCGAAAAAAAGAAGAGAATCAACTAACATTAGTTGATCTTTCGTTGATCAGACCCAAAATACGTGAACACTGAACCAGACAAGAGAGTCTAGCTAAGGTTCAGCTGACCACAACCCATCCAACACAAGTTTTATTTACTTTTTAGTCTAGCATATACATAAGGGAAGTACATAAACTTCCTTGCAAACTCATCTTACAAACCTACCTGTTTTTATGCACACATCAACCTTATGTTTTCACACGTTCACAATCTAAAACTGCACTCAATCTATAATCGGGCAGCAATTACAACCTCGATTTCATCCTGGACTTGAGTACCTAATAATACCTCTCTCGCGTATCTCTAACATAAGCGACAACCATTTCAACACACTGAACAAAATCTTCCATCTCCTTTGAGCTTTACCAATGGCAGAATGAGGAAACATAAACCCATCAACTGCATGCAAATCCACCTGTGAAATATCCTCCTCTAAAGACTCCGAGTCGCAAATCAACGTATGTGGGACTCTGTAACGCAAATCTAACGGCTGATCTTGATCAAAACTCAGATCATCAGATTCCATGTTATTCAACCCGTAATCATTGAAACTATCAGTACCATCCGTTAATGAATACATGACTTGCATAACATTAACATCTGGAGACGGTGCATCCATCGTCGGGTAATCGAATCGGCCTTTCTTATGGGACGTTCTACTATTGCTGCTTTCGCTGACATCTCCTGATGTCATCATTTCGGAAATAGAGCAGGTACCTGTTCTAAGAGAGGATTCATCATCATAGGAAACAATATCCTCTGGATGTTGAAACGCAGATATCACCAATTTATGTGCTTCACTCTGAACACCGAATTTGATGTAGACGTTAGTGATTATTATACTTggaaaacgggtcaggttgggtcggtttgggtaacaggtCAAAACGGTTTTGAGTTGAAATGAGTTATGGGTCAAACGGGTAAAATTTTTAAAACATGTCCaaatgggtcggtttgggtaacaggtCGAAACGGGTAATGGATCAAATGGGTCAAATAGGTCCAAACGGGTCATATGATTTTAGATTtgattttttacatttattatattgttttagttattattatttattattaatatttatatttattatatatataacaaaatattAATATGCATAATAATTGATAAAACCATTAATGCTTTCATAAATGATTAACGGATGAAACTTGTTAAgctcgacccatttgacccattcacaagaccCATTAGACCTATTTCTATTATTGAGCTTTAGGATTTGATACCCATTTAACCCgttcttttatattttgtataagacCCAACAGGTTGGAGAAAAACTCATAGGACCTTTTTTTAAGTTTTGGTTTACACTTTCGGGCCTAAATTTTTTCacgacccatttgacccaaatttgatagtatgggtctcaattgccaggtatagTGATTATAATAGACATGGCAACATTAGTGAGTATATTTTTAGTCATTATAAAGCTCACCCTTTGAATTTCAGAGAGGTTGTTGGTGATAATGTACTTGCGATCTGAAAGAAGCCCAAGGACTTGGCCCACAACATTAAACACAACACCGTCTCGGTTAAGAGTTGGTGGAGTGTACAGATACAACTTCTTATCGTCAATCACACATCTTCTAGCATGATCCACAGTCACTTCCCACATTTTTGTAGACATACCAGATCCAAGTATCTGCAGTGCATAACAAACAATAGAGACACGATGAATAACACAATGGAAAGTTGGGTGACATGTCAAAATGGGTCATATCATTTAATACAGGTCAGTCACATTGACCCACCAACATTTGGTTTTTGAGGAGTTCTATCTATACTTCTATAGTTAGTGTCATAATAAATCCCATCATTTAATACAGGTCTGGTCAGACTGAACCACCAGTGTTTGTTCTTGGGGATTCTATCTATAATTAGTGTATACTGATgatttcacaaaaaaaaaaaataaataaaaaaaattatgtatACTGATATTTCAGAGCAGTTAGATACTACAGTACATCTTACATTTCGAAGCCTTGCGGGGTCCAGATAAGAGAGAGCCAAGAAATCTTTGACCGTCTTGATATTTTCTTTGTTCAACCGCTTGTGGAAAGCTCCGTCTTTCCCAATTTTTTCCAATCTCCATACCTCATCAGacagatatggtgggtgatgcttCTTGTACACTATAAACCAAAAAAAGGTGAAAAATTAAATTAGATTGTACTCAAACGGTTGAACTGACAATATAAAGATTAACTATGTCATCACCCTATAAAATAACATCTTAATAGTCATAGTAGCATACGTATATCAAAACCATTGAATCCGTAATAAAATAAGCGATTATCCAAAAGTATTGTTACGAGCAACCACAGGAGACCGGGAGTGGCTCAAGTATCGAGAATATTTTAAGATGTAATAAATCCGATTATTTAAAACTATCCTATATTTCAAGCAAACGAATACCAACAGGTAAAAATACCACAAATATGAACCACATGATTGATCTGTACTGGCAAAATGGACTGATCAGGGGGGTTGGGTAACAGGTCCAGATGAGTAATTTATTAAGGGCTGATACAAGTTGGGGCTGAAACTGCATTATTAcaataactatatatatttttgtattgaaCGGTATTCAGAggtagtatgcaaaaaaaaaaaaaaaattctaggaAAGCTAACTCATTTGGCCCATGCCATATTAGCTTTTTCCACCCATTAAGGGTGTTGATATTTCCACTTTTAGTTTTGATAAATTCACTTTGATCATGTTTTACTGGTTTGTAAAGTACAACAACTTAATGCATGAGAGTAAGTGGATTTATCAAATTTACAAGTGGATATATCACTACCCATTTATTTAAGTTCACCATTAGTACCCCATATCAACCCATCAAAAATAGATGGGTAAAAAAAGTCCCCTCTAAGTTAAAGGCGGGAAAACTCAAACAACAACCTCTGATCATACCGATGATATATATAGCACATACTCACATTCACCACGATGGTCCCTGACAACGAATGACTCTGTCTTTGCTTCTCGCACTCTGTCTCCATCACAATTATTCAACACTCGTGCTCCCAACCTAAACTTTCGGCTCCTCGTCCAGCTGGAATTATCGGTAAACGAAAGATCGCCAACAAGACCAATACCTTCACCAAGATAAACATGTGCGTTTCCAGTAAGAAGAGGTTTTTTTCCATGTCTTTCTCTAACAATATTATTGTTAAAGTCTTCAAGTGTCCAATTGTCTCCTTCACTACTATCGAAGTCTCCTTCAAGAACAACTATTTCAACAGTTGACGATGATTCAATTCCAGTTGCAACTGTTTTCCCAGTACAAGCATCAATCAAGGCTACCTTTAGTGTGTTACAGTCTCCTCCTTCGATACGAGTTCCGGTAAAAACAGGGAGAGATAAATTACTTAGAAATTGTAACTGCAACCTTCTTGGTACAAAAGATTCCTTCTCGTCTCCATAATCCCTATGTAGAGAGTATATATAGGCCTTAACCATGGTTATCAAATATGTGAGAATAACAATAATGAATCAATAAAGCAGTGTCATACACCTTACCAGTTCATGGCTGCTATATGTTTTTCCATAGCTGATTCGACTTCCTCTTTCACCTACAGACTCAATATCATCAGAAAATAATGCTTATTCTGTAACGTTTAGGTTAACTAactaaaggtaaaaaaaaaaaaaaaaaaaaaaaaaaaaataaacactaCTGAACCGGCCTCTTTACTTTTTTTACGGCAGAAACATGCGATTTGATGTATACACTCTCAATTCATAGTTGCATCTAATGAAAAAAAGAAGTTTTTATAGGTAAGATCTTTTTTCATGTATAAGTCATCCTATGTACAGACATCTAACATTGTATCTACATTATGCCAAAGCCATGAGCGGGAGCCCAAACATGGATCACTTAAAAACAAATACAGTAGAAATTTCACATTTGAATCTTAAGATGAACTGAGTCTACAACCCTATTACCATTAAATTTACAGTAAATTCTATAGAGAGCCTTCATCATGATTTTCAACTGTCTTTACAATTAGCATGACCCAAATTTTAATATGAACATTGTGTTAGTGATAGTGGTATGTCTCTCTTAGCgaaaggtcaggagttcgactcccgtggggtgcaacattgcacacaaggttggcccttgacccttgaattccacccaagggtgccttccgcacatcgcgtggcgggggcagtgggggagggggttttaccccCCGTGCCCTCGGATTGGGCTGGGTTTACTCCTTGGCAGTGGGCAGCCGTTGGGGGCGGAACTGCGGGAGATGAACGGGTGGGTATTTTAGTCCCCCTAGGTGATCCCAAACTGCTGttcaagaaaaaaaaaagtaaataacTATGTTGGGCAAAGACACATCCGGTCAGTAAGCATTAGACTACAAACAAATGTGGCGTTCGTCAAATTTGGTTGACGATGTAAACAACCTGACATCATCCACATAAACAGGATCAAGATAAAAATGAGACAGCTAAAGAAGTTTTGACATACGACTTTACGAACTAACGGCTCCAAAATAGGCTCCACATACTTGT from Rutidosis leptorrhynchoides isolate AG116_Rl617_1_P2 chromosome 9, CSIRO_AGI_Rlap_v1, whole genome shotgun sequence harbors:
- the LOC139869361 gene encoding calmodulin-binding protein 60 A isoform X2 encodes the protein MEKHIAAMNWDYGDEKESFVPRRLQLQFLSNLSLPVFTGTRIEGGDCNTLKVALIDACTGKTVATGIESSSTVEIVVLEGDFDSSEGDNWTLEDFNNNIVRERHGKKPLLTGNAHVYLGEGIGLVGDLSFTDNSSWTRSRKFRLGARVLNNCDGDRVREAKTESFVVRDHRGELYKKHHPPYLSDEVWRLEKIGKDGAFHKRLNKENIKTVKDFLALSYLDPARLRNILGSGMSTKMWEVTVDHARRCVIDDKKLYLYTPPTLNRDGVVFNVVGQVLGLLSDRKYIITNNLSEIQRSEAHKLVISAFQHPEDIVSYDDESSLRTGTCSISEMMTSGDVSESSNSRTSHKKGRFDYPTMDAPSPDVNVMQVMYSLTDGTDSFNDYGLNNMESDDLSFDQDQPLDLRYRVPHTLICDSESLEEDISQVDLHAVDGFMFPHSAIGKAQRRWKILFSVLKWLSLMLEIRERGIIRYSSPG
- the LOC139869361 gene encoding calmodulin-binding protein 60 A isoform X1, with product MSQKKPSPPPEQPSSSTSDDGGRRKRPSFKSVVLEVMNFTRFNKYVEPILEPLVRKVVKEEVESAMEKHIAAMNWDYGDEKESFVPRRLQLQFLSNLSLPVFTGTRIEGGDCNTLKVALIDACTGKTVATGIESSSTVEIVVLEGDFDSSEGDNWTLEDFNNNIVRERHGKKPLLTGNAHVYLGEGIGLVGDLSFTDNSSWTRSRKFRLGARVLNNCDGDRVREAKTESFVVRDHRGELYKKHHPPYLSDEVWRLEKIGKDGAFHKRLNKENIKTVKDFLALSYLDPARLRNILGSGMSTKMWEVTVDHARRCVIDDKKLYLYTPPTLNRDGVVFNVVGQVLGLLSDRKYIITNNLSEIQRSEAHKLVISAFQHPEDIVSYDDESSLRTGTCSISEMMTSGDVSESSNSRTSHKKGRFDYPTMDAPSPDVNVMQVMYSLTDGTDSFNDYGLNNMESDDLSFDQDQPLDLRYRVPHTLICDSESLEEDISQVDLHAVDGFMFPHSAIGKAQRRWKILFSVLKWLSLMLEIRERGIIRYSSPG
- the LOC139869361 gene encoding calmodulin-binding protein 60 A isoform X3, with the translated sequence MSQKKPSPPPEQPSSSTSDDGGRRKRPSFKSVVLEVMNFTRFNKYVEPILEPLVRKVVKEEVESAMEKHIAAMNWDYGDEKESFVPRRLQLQFLSNLSLPVFTGTRIEGGDCNTLKVALIDACTGKTVATGIESSSTVEIVVLEGDFDSSEGDNWTLEDFNNNIVRERHGKKPLLTGNAHVYLGEGIGLVGDLSFTDNSSWTRSRKFRLGARVLNNCDGDRVREAKTESFVVRDHRGELYKKHHPPYLSDEVWRLEKIGKDGAFHKRLNKENIKTVKDFLALSYLDPARLRNILGSGMSTKMWEVTVDHARRCVIDDKKLYLYTPPTLNRDGVVFNVVGQVLGLLSDRKYIITNNLSEIQRVPALFPK